Sequence from the Acidimicrobiales bacterium genome:
GTGGGAGTGGTCGGCCCGGGACCGCATGCAGTTCCTGGCCATGAAGGCCGGCCTTGACCTCATGCCCAACGGGGCCAAGCGCCGTGCTTTCTCCGGCTGGCAGGCGCCGTACGCCCTGACGTCGGTCCAGGCGGGCGAGGTCGAGGCTGTCCACGAGGTCACGACGGCCAACGTCTACAGGCAGCAGCTCGTCGCGGTCGAAGGCCAGACCGACGTCCTGACCATGGGCCTGCCGTACATCTGTCCCTACAACGTCAACTCGATCATGAACCCGATCCTGGTCATGTGCCTGGGGCTCGGCTACTTCTTCAACCTCTACCGGGGTCGGCCGCTGGTCAGGGAGGGTGGCGTGCTCATCATGAGCCATCCCACACCGTGGGAGTTCCACCCGGTCCACCACCCCAGCTACATCGACTTCTTCGAGCAGGTCCTGGCCGACACCACCGATCCGGCCGAAATCGAACGGAAATACGAGAAGCAGTTCGCCGAGGACGAGTGGTACATCCACCTGTACCGGAACTCGTACGCCTACCACGGCGTCCACCCGTTCTACATGTGGTACTGGGGCACCCACGCCCTCGAGCACCTCGGCCGGGTGGTCATCGTGGGTGGCGATCCGGCGGCAGTGCGCCGCATGGGGTTCCAGCCGGCTTCCACCCTGCAGGACGCCCTCGAGATGGCGTCTGACGTGGTCGGTCCACAGCCCACGATCACGCACCTCAAGAACCCGCCCATCTTCATGGCCGACGTCACCTGACCTGATGGGGCAGGTGGGCCTCCGGGTGGCGAAGACCCGGGCCATGGTCGCAAGGCTCGGCTTTCCGTGGCGTGCCGCACCGGTACCGAACGGCATCACCCCTGCACCACCGGCGCGCCGACTCGGCGCCGACTACGACACCGACTGGGCCCGCCGCTATCCGGCACGACTGGCCCGGGCCGCCCTCGTGGAGGGCGTCATGCGCCCGGTCATGTCGGCGGTCGCCTCGCCTGACCGCCGCGGCCTGGACCGCCTGGACGACCTGGACGGACCGGTCGTCTTCGTGGCCAACCACCACAGCCACGCCGACACGCCCCTGCTGCTCACGTCCATCCCCGACCCGTGGCGCCACCGGACCCTCGTGGGAGCGGCCGCCGATTACTTCTTCGGGAACCGATTCAGCGGAGCCGTATCAGCACTGGCCATCGGAGCGGTGCCCATCGAGCGCACCCGCGTGGGCCGTCGGTCAGCCGACATGGCCCGCGACCTCATCGACGACGGCTGGAGCATGCTGCTCTACCCGGAGGGTGGTCGGAGCCCCGACGGATGGGGCCAGGAGTTCAGGGGAGGAGCAGCCTTCCTGGCCATCCGGTGCAACGTACCCGTCGTGCCCATCCACCTGCAGGGCACCGGGCGGATCCTCCGGAAGGGTCGGACACTGCCACGTCCGTCGCGTACGACCGTCACGTTCGGCAACCCGCTCGTTCCCACGGAGGGCGAGAACGCCCGCGCCTTCGCCGTCCGACTCCAGTCTGCCGTGGCCGCCCTCGGAGACGAGGCCACGTCCGACTGGTGGCAGGCCAGGCGACGGGCCCACGCCGGCACCTCACCCGGCCTGACCGGTCCGGACGTGGGCGCCTGGCGTCGGGCATGGGCCCTGGGCGACCGCGACCGGCGGTCGCGGCGGCGTCGTCGCCGGTGGCCCGAACTCTGAGCTTCCGGCCCACCACCGTCGAGCCGAACTTCTTCAGTCCTTCGGCTGCCATCCCGTTCAGCGCCGGGCACCCCGCCGGTAGCATCCGGAACATCGATGGAAGCGTGGCCAGAGCCGTTCCCGTTCCCGTCGGATCCCACGATTCTGACCAGCGATTCTGACCAGCGAACGAGACAAGCGAGTTCCCCATGACCGTCGCCGCCTCCACCCCCATC
This genomic interval carries:
- a CDS encoding 1-acyl-sn-glycerol-3-phosphate acyltransferase, coding for MAKTRAMVARLGFPWRAAPVPNGITPAPPARRLGADYDTDWARRYPARLARAALVEGVMRPVMSAVASPDRRGLDRLDDLDGPVVFVANHHSHADTPLLLTSIPDPWRHRTLVGAAADYFFGNRFSGAVSALAIGAVPIERTRVGRRSADMARDLIDDGWSMLLYPEGGRSPDGWGQEFRGGAAFLAIRCNVPVVPIHLQGTGRILRKGRTLPRPSRTTVTFGNPLVPTEGENARAFAVRLQSAVAALGDEATSDWWQARRRAHAGTSPGLTGPDVGAWRRAWALGDRDRRSRRRRRRWPEL